ATCGAACCGGGCGGAGGTCCGGCCACCGCCCGGCAACGGCGCCTCGACGGTGCCTGCCGTCACGGCGTCGACGAACCGGGTGAACCGGTCCGCCGCACGGCGGACCGGGAGGGCGGCCGAACCTCCGCCCTCGGAGGTCTCGACGCCTGCCGTAAGAGGGATCGCATCATTCATCGGCGGCACTCCTTGCTCCATCGCTCACCGGCCATCGGCCGCCAGGGACCCACTGCCCCTGGGCAAGTCGGCGGCAGTGTGTGCGTTTCCACGTTCACCTTTTCCGGCGGCCCGCGCTTCTGGGTGCCCCTGGATGGCGGCACCACACCTGATGGCGGTGGCGGACCGCCCGGAACCCGGGAGTCAGGAGGACGCGAGTACGCGCAAGGCGAGCAGGGCGGTGTCGTCGCTGGTCCAGCCGTCATGGTGGTCGGCCAAGGCCTTACCGACGCCTTTCACGGTCGCTTCCGCGTCCCGTCCGCACGTGCCGGACAGCGCGGCGGCGAGCTCGGCGTCACCGAACACCCGCTGCCACCGGCCGGACGGTGTGCCGGGGCGGGGACGTGCCTCGCAGGCGCCGTCGGTGCGGAGCGGCAGCAGATCGCCGAGGGCCGGCCGGAAGCGGACGTCGACGAGTCCGACGCGGTCCAGGACCCCGAGAGGGGTCCCCGGGGTGCCGACCTGGTGCACGCGTACGTCGGCCCGGCGGAAGAGGGCGGGCGCCTCCACCGCCACCAGCTGCCATGAGGTACTGAAGTGGCGGCAGGGCCGGCGGGCCAGCTTGAGCTCCAACCTGCAGGAACGGGCCGTCGGGAAGAATCTATGCACCTCACGTATACGCGCCACGTATACACGCGGTGTATAGTGCTCCGCATGTCCATCGGTCACACCCTCTTAGGGCTCCTGGAGTCCGGTCCCCGACACGGTTACGACCTGAAGCGGGCCTTCGACGAGAAGTTCGGTCACGACCGGCCGCTCCACTACGGCCAGGTCTATTCGACGATGTCCCGGCTGTTGAAGAACGGCCTCGTGGAGGTCGACGGTACAGAGACGGGCACAGGCCCCGAACGCAAGCGGTACGCGATCACTGAGGAGGGCGTCACCGACGTCCAGCGGTGGCTCGCCACACCGGAGAAGCCCGAGCCCTACCTCCAGTCGACCCTTTACACGAAGGTTGTCCTCGCCCTCCTGACGCACCGCAACGCGTCGGAGATCCTCGACACCCAGCGCTCCGAACACCTGCGCATGATGCGCATCCTCACCGACCGCAAACTCAAGGGCGATCTCGCCGATCAGCTGATCTGCGACCACGCTCTCTTCCATCTCGAAGCCGTCCTACGATGGCTCCAACTCACCGCCGCGCGCCTGGGTGGACTCGCCGAGGCGGTGACGACCCGATGACGCCCGCAGGCTCCCTGCTCGTGGCCCACGACCTGCGCAAGGCGTACGGCCCCACCAATGCCCTCGACGGCGCCGGCTTCTCCATCCACCCGGGCGAGGTCGTCGCCGTGATGGGCCCCTCGGGGTCCGGCAAGTCGACCCTCCTGCACTGTCTCGCCGGCATCGTGACGCCCGACTCGGGCTCGATCACCTACGGCGGTCGGGAGATGGCAGCCATGAACGACTCCCAGCGCAGCGCGTTGAGGCGCTCGGAGTTCGGGTTCGTCTTCCAGTTCGGCCAGTTGGTGCCCGAGCTGACCTGTGCCGAGAATGTGGCCCTGCCGCTGCGGCTGAACGGCGTCCGGCGCAAGGAGGCCGAGGGCGCCGCCCTGGCCTGGATGGAGCGCCTGGAGGTCGACGATCTGGCGGGCAAGCGGCCCGGCGAGGTCTCCGGCGGCCAGGGCCAGCGCGTCGCTGTGGCCCGCTCCCTGGTCACCAGCCCGCGGGTGCTGTTCGCGGACGAGCCCACCGGCGCCCTCGACTCCCTCAACGGCGAACGCGTGATGGAACTGCTCACGGAGGCCGCCCGGTCCACCAACGCGGCCGTCGTCCTCGTCACGCACGAGACCCGGGTGGCCGCGTACTCCGACCGCGAGATCGTCGTGCGGGACGGGAAGTCCCGGGACATGGAGCACGCCGTATGAGCCTCCCCGCATCGCCCACGGTTCCCCCGACCGAGGGCCCCTCGGACTGGTACGCCGGGGAAGATCCCGAGGAAAAGCCCTCCAAGCTCCGGCAGTGGCCGGGAGACCTGGCCATGGGCCTCAAGTTCGCGTTCACCGGCGGCCGCGAGGGCTGGGTACGCGCCCTGCTCACCGGTGTCGGCGTGGGGCTCGGGGTGGCGCTACTGCTGCTCACCACCGCGATCCCGAACGCGATGCAGGCGCGGGAGGACCGCGAGTACGCGCGCATGGACGTGGCGATAGGCGACGCCGAGCCGGCCAAGTCCGACAGCACGGTGCTGGTCGCGAACGTCGACACCGAGTTTCGCGGCCTGGACGTACGCGGCCGCCAGCTGGAACCCGAGGGCCTGCGGGCACCGCTGCCGCCCGGGATCAAGAGATTCCCCGCACCCGGCGAGATGTTCGTATCCCCCGCGCTCAAGGAACTGCTGGACTCCAAGGACGCCGAACTGCTGCGCGAACGGATCCCTTACCGCATCACCGGCAGCATCGGTGAGAGCGGTCTGATCGGCTCGGCCGAACTCGCCTACTACACGGGCGGCCAGAGCCTGGCCGAGTTCGTCGATGACTCCGCCATCTCACGCATCGACACCTTCCGGGCGACGAAGGCGCCCTCGCAGGAGACGGATCCGGTCCTGCTCCTGCTCGTCCTCCTCGTCTTCGTGGTGCTGCTGATGCCGGTCGGCGTCTTCATCGCCACGGCCGTGCGCTTAGGCGGCGAGCGGCGCGACCGGAGGCTCGCCGCGCTCAGGCTCGTCGGCGCCGACAGCCGGATGACCCGCCGGATCGCGGCGGGCGAGGCACTCGGCGGCGCCCTTCTCGGGCTGGCTTTCGGCATCGGGTTCTTCCTGATCGGTCGCCAGGTCGCCGGCTCCGTCGAGCTCTTCGGGGTCAGCGTCTTCCCGAGCTACCTCGACCCGGCGCCCGCGCTCGCCGTCCTGATCGCCGTCGCGGTCCCGGCGGCGGCGGTCGCGGTGACGCTGCTGGCCCTGCGCGGAGTGGTCATCGAGCCGCTCGGCGTGGTGCGCACGACCAAGCCGGCGCGACGCCGGCTGTGGTGGCGGTTGCTGCTGCCGCTGGGCGGCCTCGGCCTGCTCGCCCCGATGATCGGCCAGGGCGGCGGCAACGGCACATTCAACGAGTACATGGTCGCCGGTGGTGTCATCCTGCTCCTCGTCGGTGTCACCGCGCTGCTTCCCTGGGTCGTGGAAAATGTCGTGGGCCGCCTGAACTCGGGTCCGGTCTCCTGGCAGCTGGCCGTACGCAGGCTCCAGCTGAGCAGTGGCACCGCGGCCCGCATGGTCAACGGCATCGCGGTGGCGGTGGCCGGAGCCATCGCTCTGCAGATGCTGTTCTCCGGCGTCCAGGACAACTTCACGGAGCCCACCGGCCAGGATGTCTCGCGCGCCCAGATGGAGGTCTCCATACCGAAGGGCGCCGCCCTCGCGGAGGCACAGCGCAAGCTCGCCGGCACCCCTGGTGTGCGCGGCGCCGTCGCGGTGTCCACCACCTCGCTCGGTGCCGGCCGGGAGAACCCCGAGTCGTCCGTGGGACTCACCGTCGGCGACTGCGCCGCCCTGCGCGAGGTGGCGAAACTGCCATCATGCCGCGAGGGAGACGCATTTACCCTGCACGGATCCTGGCCCGACGGTGAGACCGTGAAGCTCGCCGAACCCGGCCGCGAACTCTTCGTCAACCCGACCATCGAAGGCTCCGGGAAGGGCACCGAGGCGGCATGGACGGTACCGCGGGACATCAAGAGGGCCGTCCCGTACAAGGGCCCGACGGGCTGGGAGCGGACCGGCTTCCTGATGACCACGAAGGCGTTGCCCACCGCAGTCGCCTCCGACATCAGCGGAGTGATTTACGTCAGACTCGACCGGTCGGCCCCGGAGGTGCACGAGGTGGTGCGCAACGCAGTCGCGGAGATACACCCGCTCGCCAGCCCCACGATCTACGCGCAGAACGAACGATCGCAGAGCTACGACTCCCTTCGCACCGGCCTCTTCGTCGGCGCGGCCTGCGTCCTCGCGCTGATCGGGGCGAGCCTGCTGGTCTCCCAGCTGGAACAACTGCGCGAGCGGAGGAAACTGCTGTCGGCGCTGGTCGCCTTCGGCACCCGGCGCCGCACGCTGAGCCTGTCGGTGCTCTGGCAGACCGCGATCCCGGTCGCCCTGGGCCTGGCCCTGGCCCTGATCATGGGCCTCACCCTGGGCAGCGTCCTTCTCAAGATGACGGACACCGCGATCAGCGTGGACTGGACGAGCGTGCTGGCCATGACAGCCATCGGCGCAGCAGCGGTCCTGGCCGTAACAGCTCTCAGTATCCCCCCGCTACTCCGCCTGATGCGCCCGGACGGCCTGCGCACGGAGTAACCCAGGCGGACGACGTCGACTTCGAGAAGGAAGTCGTCCATGCTCGACGGCAGATCAGGACGGTGCGAGCGAAACTGTGCTTCGCGCTTCCGAAGGGCCGCAAGGTCCGGGACGTGCCGCTGCCGGCCGGCGTGGCCCGAGCCGTCCGACAGCATATGGAGCAGTTCGCGCCGGTGCCGGTCACGCTGCCCTGCGCGCACGGGGAAGCGCCACCATCGACGCGATCTTCGTGTGGCCGCGACCGTCCGCCGGGCCCGTGGCTCGTAGCCCGCCGCAGGCCCAAAGTCCCAGAGACGTCCCAGACATGCCGCCGCACCCCACCCTGACCCGCTGAAGGGCAGGTCAGACGGGGTGCGGCAGCATCCTCGTATCAGATGTCCCGGAAGATCTCGATCTGCGCCCCCACCGAGTTGAGCCGCTCCGCCAGCTCCTCGTAACCCCGGTTGATGACATAGACGTTGCGCAGTACGGAGGTGCCCTCGGCCGCCATCATCGCCAGCAGCACCACCACGGCGGGCCGCAGAGCGGGTGGGCACATCATTTCGGCGGCGCGCCAGCGGGTGGGGCCCTCGACCAGGACGCGGTGGGGGTCGAGGAGTTGGAGGCGGCCGCCGAGGCGGTTGAGGTCGGTGAGGTAGATCGCGCGGTTGTCGTAGACCCAGTCGTGGATCAGGGTCTGGCCGTGCGCGGAGGCCGCGATCGCCGCGAAGAACGGCACGTTGTCGATGTTGAGGCCGGGGAACGGCATCGGGTGGATCTTGTCGATCGGGGCCTCCAGCTTGGAGGGCCGGACCGTCAGGTCCACCAGCCGGGTGCGGGCGTTGTCGGCCGCGTACTCCGGGGTGCGGTCGCAGTCGACGCCCATCTCCTCCAGGACCGCGAGTTCGATCTCCAGGAACTCGATCGGCACCCGGCGGATGGTGAGTTCGGACTCGGTGACCACCGCGGCGGCCAGCAGGCTCATCGCCTCGACCGGGTCCTCGGAGGGGGAGTAGTCCACGTCCACGTCGATCTGCGGGACCCCGTGCACGGTGAGGGTCGTCGTGCCGATGCCGTCGACCCGTACGCCCAGCGCCTCCAGGAAGAAGCAGAGGTCCTGGACCATGTAGTTGGAGGAGGCGTTGCGGATGACCGTCGTGCCGTCGTGGCGGGCGGCGGCCAGCAGGGCGTTCTCGGTCACGGTGTCGCCGCGCTCGGTCAGCACGATGGGGCGGCCGGGGGAGACCGAGCGGTCCACCTGGGCGTGGTACAGCCCCTCCGTGGCGGCGATCTCCAGGCCGAACCGGCGCAGCGCGATCATGTGCGGCTCGATCGTGCGGGTGCCCAGGTCGCAGCCGCCCGCGTACGGCAGCGTGAACTGCTCCATCCGGTGCAGCAGCGGGCCCAGGAACATGATGATGGAGCGGGTGCGGCGCGCGGCGTCGGCGTCGATCGCCTCCATCTCCAGCTGCGCGGGCGGCACGATCTCCAGGTCCACGCCGTCGTTGACCCAGCGGGTGCGCACCCCGATGGAGTTCAGCACCTCCAGGAGGCGGAAGACCTCCTCGATCCGGGCCACCCGGCGCAGGACCGTACGGCCCTTGTTGAGCAGCGAGGCGCACAGCAGCGCGACGCAGGCGTTCTTGCTGGTCTTGACGTCGATGGCGCCGGAGAGGCGACGGCCGCCGACGACCCGCAGATGCATGGGCCCGGAGTAACCGAGCGACACGATCTCGCTGTCGAGAGCTTCGCCGATACGGGCGATCATCTCAAGGCTGATGTTCTGGTTGCCGCGCTCGATGCGGTTGACGGCGCTCTGGCTGGTGCCGAGAGCCTCGGCCAGCTGTGTCTGTGTCCAGCCCCGGTGCTGCCGGGCGTCACGGATGAGCTTGCCGATGCGTGCGAGGTAGTCGTCTGACATGACGGCAGGTTATCTCAGATATGAGATGAGGCTGATGTGGGGATGTGCCATTCGAGTGACGGCCGTGCAACCGTTCGGGAGGGCTTCGCACCGCTCCGCTCGCGGAACGTGCGACGTGCCCGCGCCGCCATCGTCCCCCGAGTGGGGCGACCGGGCACGGAGCGCGCCGCCGTACGGGGCGTGGCCCGGCTCGGCCGGGAGGCCCGCGCGTCGTCCGACGCCGGCCGGACGGGCCCGGGCCAGGGCCGTGGCGGGCGTCAGACCGCCCGTCCCGCCAGCCACTCCAGCGCCTCCGCGCCCGCGCCGAGCACGGAGATGTGGCCGTCGCCCGGGCGCACCCGCAGTTCGGCCGTCGGGCAGCGGTCGGCGAGCCAGCGGCTGTGGGCTGCCGGGGCTATCCGGTCCTGGCCGCCGTGGAGCAGGAGCAGGGGCGCGGTGATCCGTACGGGGTCGAAGCCCCACGGTGCGACGTACGCGAGGTCGTCGGCGATCAGGGCGTCCGGACCGGCCTCCAGGGCGGGCCCCACCACCTGGTCGAACCAGGACCAGTCGCCGGCCAGCGCATCGCGGTCGGCGTCGGTGAACATCTCCGGGTCGTACCCGGCGCCCGCCTCGTACGCCCTCTTCGCCTCCCGCCCCGCGGCGGCCGCCCGCAGCGAGGCCGCCGAGGACGGCACCATGCCCGCGTACCAGTCGAGTCCCTCGGCGCCGTACGGCGCGAGTCCCGCGGCCGTCACCACCCCCACGACCCGGTCGGGCAGCAGCGCACCGCAGGCCAGCGCGTGCGGGCCGCCGCCGGAGTGGCCGAGGACGGCGAAGCGGTCGATGCCGAGCGCGTCGGCGACCGCCCCCGCGTCGGCGGCGGCCGACGCCACATCCCGGCCGGGCAGCGGGGACGAACCGCCGTAGCCGGGACGGTCGTACGAGACCCAGCGGATGCCCAGCCCCTCGGCGGCGGCGAAGAGCGGCGCGGGCGGCGAGCCGATGTTCGGCGTGCCGTGGTGCCAGAGCACCACGAGTCCGTCGCCGGAGGAGCCGCCTTCGCCGCCCGTGTCGTACACATGGAGCCCCCGGCCGTCCTCCAGCCGCAGATCGCTCTCCTCGACCCTCACTCCGCCACCCCTCCACCACGCAGCACGTATCCGCCGCACGACCCTACCGACCGCCTCCGACAGAGGCCCCGGCGATCACTCCGCTCTCGGAGGCAACCCAGAGGTTCGACTCCCCGTCTCGATGTCCGAGAGCGCGTTCGACCCGGAGCAGACCACCGGAACGGGCGCGCGGGTGACCAGGGTTGAGGAGGAGCTTTGATACGTGGCCGGAGAGCATGGGCCACCGCGATAGCGGTGCTGACGGTGGCGGGGGTGGCGCCTACGGGGGCGTACGCCGCCCCGGCGCCGCCGGAGATACCCGGCGCCACCGCGACACCCCATGCGGGCGACGCGCTGCCGCCCGGCTGGCGCATCGCCGGTGAGAACGGGCGCAGCCACCTGGAGTGGCGTGCGCCCGAGCCGGTCCCCATGGGCGACGCCCGCGTGGAGTTCCGCGCGAACGGCGAACTCGTGGGCGTACCCGAACCGCAGGACGACGGCCGGACCTTCCGGCTCCCCATCGACGAGGTCCGCACCGCCGACCTCGGTGACCTCGCGGTCGAGGCGGCCGGGCGCCGACTCGACCAGGCCCCGGGCGCGGGCGCGCACCGCAAGGCCAAGCCGCCCGCCCCGAAGCTCCCGCCCAAGCTGCCCGCGGGGGCCGTCGACCCGGGCAAGCCCGGCACGTACGCCACCACCACCGGCGAGTACAGCCTCGCCTCCGTCAGGCTCCCCGGCTTTCCCGCACCGGTCGAGATGCGCGGAGTCGTCGTCGCCCCGAAGAAGGCGCCCGGCAAGCGCCCCATCGCCCTCTTCCTGCACGGCCGCCACTCCACCTGCTACGTCCCCGGCAAGAGCGGGGAGGTCTCCGGCGACTGGCCCTGCGCCAAGGGCAGCAAGCCGATCCCCAGCCACCGGGGCTATCTGCGCGACCAGAAGCTGCTGGCCTCGCAGGGGTACGTGACCGTCTCCATCTCCGCCAACGGCATCAACGGCCAGGACTGGAACGCCGAGGACGGCGGTGCGCAGGCCCGCTCCTCGCTGATCCGCAACCACCTCGGCCGCTGGGCCGACTGGGCCGCCAAGCCCGCCTCCGCGCCCGCCGCCGTACGCAAGGGCCCGAAGGCCGACCTGTCCCGGGTGCTCCTCGTCGGGCACTCGCGCGGCGGTGAGGGCGTCAACCGCGCGGTGATGGACAGCCTGTACAAGCCGCCGGCCGCCCAGGACGGCTACCGCTCCAAGGCCCGCTGGAACATCCGCGGCACCGTCCACATCGGCCCCACCATCTTCGGCCAGAACCCGGTGCCGGACGTCCCCTCACTGACGATCCTGCCCGGCTGCGACGGTGACGTCTCCGACCTCCAGGGCCAGGTGTTCACGGACGGCACCCGGGGTGTCAGCCGGGGCAAGGCCCTGCACAGCTCGGTCTACATGGTCGGTGCCAACCACAACTACTTCAACACCGAGTGGACGCCCGGCCAGGCCGAGGCCCCGGCCGACGACGACTTCTGGCACGAGCCCGAGTCGCCCGACCCGCTCTGCTCGCCCGGCGCCGCCGGACGGCTCTCGGCCAACCAGCAGCACAAGGCGGGCGCGACCTACATCGCCGCCGCCGCACGGCTGTTCGTCGGCGGTGACGACCGCGTACGCCAGCTCGTCGACGGCACCGGCCGCCGCGCCCCCTCCGCCGACCCCGCCCGGGTGCTGACCCACGCGGTCGGCGGCAACCGGGGCGCCGGCTTCCTTCCCGACGACCCGCAGGGCGGGCCCAAGGTCGGCGGCGCCCGGCTGTGCGACGCCGTCGCCCCCGGCCGCTCCGCCTGCCTGGGCGAGAAGGACCCCGGCTCCTCGCCGCACTTCGCCCAGTGGCGCCCCGAGCACGAGGCCGGCCGCCGCGCGGTCGCCCTGGACTGGAAGAAGCCGGGCACCATCGCCCGTGTCACCCCGAAGAAGCCGGTCTCGGTCAAGGGCGCGAAGAGCCTCGCGCTCCGCGTCGCCGTACCGCCGAACACCGGCGGCACCCGCTTCGACGTCCACGTCAAGGACGCCAAGGGCAAGCGGGCCAAGCTGGGCAGCGTCAAGATCGACGGGCTGCCCGGCACCGACCGCACCAGCTCGTACTGGGCCCAGGAGGTCCGTGTCCCGCTGACCGCCGCCGTCCGCGCCAAGCTCGACCTGGGCAGGATCGCGTCCCTGGAGCTGACCCCGAAGTCCGCCTCCGGCAAGGCGCTGCTGATGGACGCCTGGTCGTGGAAGCCGGGCACCCCCGCGGTGAAGGCCGCTCCGCTCGCCCGCGTCGACATCGGCCGCCTCACGGTCAAGGAGGGCGACTCCGGCTTCCGTACGTACCAGGTGCCGGTCCGTACCACCGGCAAGAACGCCGGAGCGGTCCGGCTGTACGTCGTCGACCCCGACACCGGCAAGTCGGTCGGCCGCCTGGTCAAGGTCGGCCCCGGTACCGCCGGGATCAACGTCAGGGTGAAGGTCGAGGGCAACAAGCGTTACGGCTGGGACAAGGCCTACGACATCCTCGTCAAGGCCGTCCGCGGCACGGTCATCGGCGCCGACGCCGGTGGCGTACTCGCCGAGAACGACGACCCGATGCCGAAGGTGACCGTCACGCCGGTGGCCGACGACGTCACCGAGGGCTCGCCGCTGACGTGGCGGATCTCCCTCTCGGAGAAGGCGGACGTCGACATCTGGACCGTTGCCCAGCTGATCCCCGTCCCCGACGGCCGCCCGGAGCTGTCCACGGCCGACGTCGACCAGGAGTGGCTGTCGCAGCTCGTCGAGGAGGTCCCGAACCCCGCGATCCCGCTCTCGAAGGTCGAGTACGGGACGCTGTGGACGACGGTCGAGGCAGGCCGGACCTCCGCTGACCTCACCGTTCCGACCATCCGTGACCAGGTGAAGGAGCCGACCGAGTACGTCCGCCTCCAGCTGACGGACGAGGAGGACGCGCCGCTGGGCCCGCCCTTCGAGGGCACGGTTCGCGACACGCCGTAACCCGTCCCCTGCACCGGCTCCGGCCCCTCCGCGACCGTGCGGTGGGGCCGGAGCTCTGTCCGCGGTGGGCGTACCCATCCTTTGCGGCAGCGCGGGTAGGAGCGCACAGGGGCACCTGGGCATGACCGAGCGGCGGCTATGTACTAGAGTTATCTCGACATCGAGATATGTGCCGAGGCGCACCACAGCCGCCGCCCGGTAAGGCAAGCCTAACTAAGCCTTACCTTAGCGGATGGTCGGGGCCGTAGGCGGCACAACGCGGTGCCCGCTGCCAATGAGGCGCGGCGCGGTAGACGCGCACATTGAAGAAGGAGACTGTCGTGTCGGCGAACAGCTTCGACGCCCGCAGCACACTGCGCGTGGGCGACGAGTCGTACGAGATCTTCAAGCTGGACAAGGTAGAGGGCTCCGCGCGCCTCCCGTACAGCCTGAAGGTCCTGCTGGAGAACCTGCTCCGTACCGAGGACGGCGCGAACATCACCGCCGACCACATCCGGGCCATCGGCGGCTGGGACTCCCAGGCGCAGCCCAGCCAGGAGATCCAGTTCACGCCGGCCCGCGTGATCATGCAGGACTTCACCGGCGTGCCGTGTGTCGTGGACCTCGCCACCATGCGTGAGGCCGTCAAGGAGCTCGGCGGTGACCCGGCGAAGATCAACCCGCTGGCCCCGGCCGAGCTGGTCATCGACCACTCCGTCATCGCCGACAAGTTCGGCACCAACGAGGCGTTCGCCCAGAACGTGGAGCTGGAGTACGGCCGCAACAAGGAGCGCTACCAGTTCCTGCGCTGGGGCCAGACCGCCTTCGACGAGTTCAAGGTCGTCCCCCCGGGCACCGGCATCGTCCACCAGGTCAACATCGAGCACCTGGCGCGCACGGTCATGGTCCGCAACGGCCAGGCCTACCCCGACACCCTCGTCGGCACCGACTCGCACACCACCATGGTCAACGGCCTCGGCGTGCTGGGCTGGGGCGTCGGCGGCATCGAGGCCGAGGCCGCGATGCTCGGCCAGCCGGTCTCCATGCTCATCCCGCGCGTCGTCGGCTTCAAGCTGACCGGCGAGCTCCCGGCCGGCACCACCGCCACCGACCTGGTGCTGACCATCACCGAGATGCTCCGCAAGCACGGCGTCGTCGGCAAGTTCGTCGAGTTCTACGGTGAGGGCGTCGCCGCCACCTCGCTCGCCAACCGCGCCACCATCGGCAACATGTCGCCGGAGTTCGGCTCCACCGCCGCGATCTTCCCGATCGACGACGAGACGCTGAAGTACCTGCGCCTGACCGGCCGCGACGAGCAGCAGGTCGCCCTCGTCGAGGCGTACGCCAAGGAGCAGGGCCTCTGGCTGGACCCGGCCGCCGAGCCGGACTTCTCCGAGAAGCTGGAGCTGGACCTCTCCACGGTCGTCCCCTCCATCGCCGGCCCGAAGCGCCCGCAGGACCGCATCGTCCTCGCCAACGCCGCGCAGCAGTTCGCCTCGGACGTGCGCAACTACGTCTCCGACACCGGTGTCGACGAGGCGGGCAAGGAGTCCTTCCCGGCCTCCGACGCCCCGGCCGTCTCCAACGGCATCCCGTCGAACCCGACCACCGTCACGGCCCCCGACGGCTCCACGTACGAGATCGACCACGGCGCCGTCACGGTCGCCGCGATCACCTCCTGCACCAACACCTCGAACCCCTACGTCATGGTCGCCGCCGCGCTCGTGGCGAAGAAGGCGGTCGAGAAGGGCCTGACCCGCAAGCCGTGGGTCAAGACCACCCTCGCCCCGGGCTCGAAGGTCGTCACCGACTACTTCGACAAGGCGGGGCTGACCCCCTACCTCGACAAGGTCGGCTTCAACCTCGTCGGCTACGGCTGCACCACCTGCATCGGCAACTCCGGCCCGCTGCCGGACGAGGTCTCCAAGGCGGTCAACGACAACGACCTCGCCGTCACCTCGGTGCTCTCCGGCAACCGCAACTTCGAGGGCCGGATCAACCCCGACGTCAAGATGAACTACCTGGCGTCGCCCCCGCTGGTCGTCGCGTACGCCATCGCCGGTTCGATGAAGGTCGACATCACCAAGGACGCCCTCGGCACCGACCAGGACGGCAAGCCGGTCTTCCTGACCGACATCTGGCCGACCGAGGCCGAGGTCAACGACGTCGTGGCCAACGCCATCGGCGAGGACATGTTCAACAAGTCCTACCAGGACGTCTTCGCGGGCGACGCCCAGTGGCAGGCGCTCCCGATCCCGACCGGCAACACCTTCGAGTGGGACGCCGAGTCCACCTACGTGCGCAAGCCCCCGTACTTCGAGGGCATGGCGATGGACCCGTCCCCGGTCGAGGACATCACCGGCGCCCGGGTCCTCGCCAAGCTCGGCGACTCGGTCACCACCGACCACATCTCCCCGGCCGGTGCCATCAAGGCCGACACCCCGGCCGGCAAGTACCTCACGGAGCACGGCATCGAGCGCCGCGACTTCAACTCCTACGGCTCGCGCCGAGGCAACCACGAGGTCATGATCCGCGGCACGTTCGCCAACATCCGCCTGCGCAACCAGATCGCGCCGGGCACCGAGGGCGGCTACACCCGCGACTTCACCAAGGATGACGGCCCGGTGTCGTTCATCTACGACGCCTCGCAGAACTACCAGGCCGCCGGCACCCCCCTCGCGATCCTCGCGGGCAAGGAGTACGGCTCCGGCTCGTCCCGCGACTGGGCCGCCAAGGGCACCGCGCTCCTGGGCGTCAAGGCCGTCATCGCCGAGTCCTACGAGCGCATCCACCGCTCGAACCTCATCGGCATGGGCGTCCTCCCGCTCCAGTTCCCCGAGGGCCAGACGGCCGAGACCCTCGGCCTCACCGGCGAGGAGGCCTTCTCCTTCTCCGGCGTCACCGAGCTGAACAACGGCACCACCCCCCGTACGGTCAAGGTCACCACCGACACCGGTGTGGAGTTCGACGCGGTCGTCCGCATCGACACCCCCGGCGAGGCCGACTACTACCGCAACGGC
This DNA window, taken from Streptomyces griseus subsp. griseus, encodes the following:
- the acnA gene encoding aconitate hydratase AcnA, whose product is MSANSFDARSTLRVGDESYEIFKLDKVEGSARLPYSLKVLLENLLRTEDGANITADHIRAIGGWDSQAQPSQEIQFTPARVIMQDFTGVPCVVDLATMREAVKELGGDPAKINPLAPAELVIDHSVIADKFGTNEAFAQNVELEYGRNKERYQFLRWGQTAFDEFKVVPPGTGIVHQVNIEHLARTVMVRNGQAYPDTLVGTDSHTTMVNGLGVLGWGVGGIEAEAAMLGQPVSMLIPRVVGFKLTGELPAGTTATDLVLTITEMLRKHGVVGKFVEFYGEGVAATSLANRATIGNMSPEFGSTAAIFPIDDETLKYLRLTGRDEQQVALVEAYAKEQGLWLDPAAEPDFSEKLELDLSTVVPSIAGPKRPQDRIVLANAAQQFASDVRNYVSDTGVDEAGKESFPASDAPAVSNGIPSNPTTVTAPDGSTYEIDHGAVTVAAITSCTNTSNPYVMVAAALVAKKAVEKGLTRKPWVKTTLAPGSKVVTDYFDKAGLTPYLDKVGFNLVGYGCTTCIGNSGPLPDEVSKAVNDNDLAVTSVLSGNRNFEGRINPDVKMNYLASPPLVVAYAIAGSMKVDITKDALGTDQDGKPVFLTDIWPTEAEVNDVVANAIGEDMFNKSYQDVFAGDAQWQALPIPTGNTFEWDAESTYVRKPPYFEGMAMDPSPVEDITGARVLAKLGDSVTTDHISPAGAIKADTPAGKYLTEHGIERRDFNSYGSRRGNHEVMIRGTFANIRLRNQIAPGTEGGYTRDFTKDDGPVSFIYDASQNYQAAGTPLAILAGKEYGSGSSRDWAAKGTALLGVKAVIAESYERIHRSNLIGMGVLPLQFPEGQTAETLGLTGEEAFSFSGVTELNNGTTPRTVKVTTDTGVEFDAVVRIDTPGEADYYRNGGILQYVLRSLIRK